DNA sequence from the Malus sylvestris chromosome 10, drMalSylv7.2, whole genome shotgun sequence genome:
ggggatccgttgctataaatagaagaggctgtgcatcattcaaagttCTCCAATTCAatacacaactgccctgcgcaaattctctcaacaactttgagatttttattttctcttttcgctgacacatcttccgttggcatcaacaacactgtgaaagcaaccggtgatatcttaagtcggcatagatagctcatagctctgtcatcgtagaatcagccggtctcgcagtatcttccgttggcatcaacagcactgcggcgaggacggttggttatctatccaagtctcggtcgagaaggatttccatatccttattgattgaggtcatcttcttagccttctcggcgaagtgaggtgttacagtttatcgagctcggcgcattgcacgccgagttattttatgattggatactcctaagtgggatttagagttcggcattcagacggccgaaccacgttcactattaagacttatattcgctttgagtatttgtgtcctTATACTTTAGTGTCGATTCGGcgagagtttactctgacgaataacatcactgtgactgaaTCTGACGACggcgatttgtgaacttcgtaagaatagtaaccttgtcttcaggttcgagagcccaagaggccgagacgcattcctttctcggccgcagtcgcaagacgcagaagtcagccgcacgcccaacgcaacatcaacaaatttactcctcggccgagctcggccgacgagttggcacgccccgcattcaccaaaggacgtagttagcttatagattactcggcctacgcgccacgtaggcttggtagtttttagggtcaacaaatgGTCATTCGAAAAATAGAGGGTCAACAAATGGTCATTCGAAAAATAGAGACAGAGCAATGGTAGAGGTCAGATTTTCGTATGGTACATACACTTTTAAACTTAGAAACTACAGCCATTTTAAGAAGTCGGATTTAATTCAAGTCATGGCCTGATGTGATGAAGAGGACGAGCAAAATGTACTAACAGTTGCCGAATTCTGAGATTGCCTTCCACTCGAACTGTGTGTTTGGCTTTGATGATGTACGTCTCTCATGGATTTGAACCTCAAATCTTCAGCATAAGTACTCGCGTCTGGGATAATGTCCGGGACTTGTGTTTGTCCTTCGAGCATGCTCACCACCTCGGACATGGTAGGCCTAAGCGATGGAGACACATTTGTGCACAGCAGAATGACATTAACCATAACTTCTGCTTCTTTGTCATTGACTTCATTCCCTAAGCTCTCATCAATCAGCTCCTTCAAGTTTCCAGTTTGTTGCAACTCATAGGCCTGCACGCAACAGGAGAAAATTCACTTTATCCAAAGGTTTCTTACTGATTAAAATAAAGTTGTcgaaaaaccaaaattttatgcAATGGCTCGAGAGATTGAAAGCCGTATAGTACCCAGTCTAGGAGAGAGAAGCAAATGTTATTTGGCACATGGTTGTTTTTCTTCCCACTAGCAATTTCCAAGGCAACAACTCCGAAACTGTAAACATCTGCCTTGTTGGTCAAGTGACCCCATAGTGCATATTCCGGTGCCATATATCCTCTGCGTCGGAACATTTTGTTTATTccaattaaaaggaaaaaaaatgcataaaaTGTAAACGTGCATCGAAGAAAATTTAATTGCAACTGACATGGTTCCTGCAACTTTGGTGCTAATGTGTGTTTTCTCCTCTTCATAAAGTTTAGCCAATCCAAAGTCGGATATTTTCGGGTTCAAATCCGCATCCAGCAGTACATTGGTTGCTTTTATGTCTCTGTGAACAATCttgattcttgattcttcaTGGAGAAAAGCTAAACCTCTTGCTATCCCAATGCAGATCTTAAACCTTGTAGGCCAGTCCAATTTAATCTGATGGTTCTCCTGATCTACATATCATCCAACAAAAATTGCTTCTTTCTCATCCcagtacaaatattttttttgttctttcaaaAAATCATAGAAGTGATCAAATGTTAAGTACTCAGATCTTCAGTTGATCAAACTGAAGTCATAAAAGTTCAGGGTGAGAGAAAATGACAGAAAACCTACTGAATAAGGCATGTGCAAGACTATTGTTTTCCATGTATTCATACACCAGCAATAAGTGATCCTCTTCAATGCAGTATCCATGCAGTTTCACTATATTCGGGTGCTGTAAACAAGATATCAGGCCCATCTCATTTACAAATTCGCGATTTCCTTGCCTTGAATTGGATGAGAGCTGCTTAATTGCTATCAGTGAACCATCAGGTAGCTGACCCTGCATCCCAACCCTAAATTTTAGAATCTACTTTTCAAAGCGTGAGAATTCCATATGACGGTAAGAAAAAAAGCGCTACCTTGTAGACAGGGCCAAAACCGCCTTCTCCAATCTTGTTTGCAGAATCAAAGTTGTTGCTGTCAGCTTTGATTTGCTCCAAAGTAAAAGTTCGCGTCTGCATATCTCGTCCTACAATATCTGTTCCAAAAAGGAAATAAAGTATGTCGATGAGTTCCTAGTGTTATTAAACGTATTTTCTTGGCAATGACATGGCTGGTTTAATGTAATATGCACCTTGTTGTCTCCTCCTTTTTCCTCCCAAACATCCTTTCCACCGAAGGATTGCCAGCATGAAGATTGTTAGGCATAATCCCCCAACAGTGCCAACACCAACACGGGCAATGATATAATTAGTTCGCACAGTTCCACCATTTTTACAAGGTTTAATATCTGGCCAATGAGTAAACTAAACAAGTTAACTACTCAGAAGTCAGAAGTGCTTTGAagcaaatatttaaaatttgctAATACGTAGAATTGCCTTTCATCTGCAAAAGTTGTCACATAAACTTCAgaccgaaaaaaaaaacctttgcaCAATCTCAGATTGAACTATATGACAGGCAACCTTCATTCAACCAGTCAACCTTCAGTTTATATGATGGTACTAAAATGACACTGTAGGAAATGTGGACATCTCTGACTCACCAGAAACCACAGAGATGGCTGATATAAGGGGACCATAATTTCCTTTCTCTGGAATCACCATTGTCCCTTTTCCAGCCCAATAGAATCGGATCTCTAAGACGTTACTTGTCACGTTGACATTAGATACTTTCTTAACTAATCTCTTGTGAGCCATACCTGCCTCATATTCGATATTGAAATCCTTCCACACCAACCTTTCCTGAAAAACAATGGTCTCTTGTCAAAACCTCAAGTTGCAGGCTTGCAGCCATATTGAGACAGACAGTTTGAGTAGTGTAGTGAATTACCTGAACATAGACATCGAAAATACGCCTCCCAAGACTACTGTATCTTTCTTCATTTGTGAACATGATTTCCGCAAAGTGGAGAGTTATAGTGTAAATTCCATTTTCTAAACAATAGTGGAAATAAGTAAGTGAAAGCGGAGATAGGCGTGCTGTTGTATATAGTTCAGAAAGATTGGAAGACACCAGAGATATAGAGTAGCGTGTATTTTGCGGCTCTGAGTCATCCATGAAGTCACCAGTGCTACTAAATCCCCACATACTTTTCTCATTCCTAAAATATTTAGCACTGCCACCTTCAGCTCCTCCATCTCCTTCAAACGTGACGTTCCTGTGATTCTTGTCCTTGACAATTACGTCACTTCCACCGCAATTAATATGCATACACTTTGAAACTGCTGAAAAAAATTTGTAACAACTGACGATAAATATGAATTAGCCATTAAGAATGACGCAATAGCTAATCATTCttacaactttgaattcaaagGGCAAAAGCGAGGATATATATGCTCGAACTCTGGTACGTAGACTTACATCGTGGGCACTTAAAATTCTTCAGGCATGGAACAACTCCCCTTCTGTCACAGAATGAGCAGAAAGATTTGAGCAAAATTTGGCTCGTTGTCTTGTAGTTAACTTAAAAAATTggaatgaaaaaaagaaaagaaaaagggagctTCGACACAAAAAGAAGCATCTTACAAGTTGTCCTCCTTTGAAGAGCTCCGATACAAGTTCAGATTTAGATTCCTGAAACATGACAGTTTTTGAAAAAAACTCAGTTTTCCTAAACTACCTCAATGTAGAAagtaatacaacaacaacaacaacaacaacaacaacaaagccttttcccactaagtggggtcggctatatgaatcctagaacgccattgcgctcggttttgtgtcatgtcctccgttagatccaagtactctaagtcttttcttagagtctcttccaaagttttcctaggtcttcctctaccccttcggccctgaacctctgtcccgtagtcacatcttcgaaccggagcgtcagtcggccttctttgcacatgtccaaatcaccagagccgattttctctcatctttcctacaatttcggctactcctactgtacctcggatatcctcattcccaatcttatcctttctcgtgtgcccacacatcccacgaagcatcctcatctccgctacacccattttgtgtacgtgttgatgcttcaccacccaacattctctgccatacaacatcgctggccttattgccgtcctataaaattttctcttgagcttcagtggcctacgacggtcacacaacacgccggatgcactctttccatccagctcgtattctatggttgagatctccatctaattctccgttctcttgcaagatagatcataggtaacgaaaacggtcgctttttgtgatcttcgctagattgctccggtcattagtgtggataagtatataaatggatagagataggaaagcaaacacaagatgtacgtggttcacccagattggctacgtccacggaatggaagagttctcattaattgtgaagggtttacacaagtacataggttcaagctctcctttagtgagtacgagtgaatgatttagtacaaatgacattaggaaatattatgggagaatgatctcgtaatcacgaaacttctaagtatcggagtgtggtgtcgtcttgacttgccttatctgtctcataggtagatgtggcatcttctctggaagtactcttcctccatccaagggtggtatctttaactggtggagatgcacaaggtaatgtatcaatttcacttgaagcttacttgtagtttcaggcttggtcaagcgcgatacaaaccatgtagtaggagtcccccaagtcgccgagctagggggtctgctgaaagaggtgacagacaaggtaagcaatcagagctccgactgattgttcaccttctccccatcttgcagcagcatgaaggataaagagaagaaaaatgagaagagatgatatgagatacttttgcttttgaagaagtaactttccacaggcttattcttgaactgagctggagggttttctggtttcctccagagtataaggccgactgaagaatttgagggtcaaaacaagtccatcaaatctagagtacgttccaccctgctgatatgggatacttttgcttttgacagagtaatggatgtatcggcacgtgtgctgttacgcttgtctccacatgcttccttgtatccttcgcacttgccctatctgttcctcaagcagatgcggaatcttccctggaaacataagatgttgaagatgagtactcgagagcaatgccaggtaagtaatcaggtaaggggttccaggcagtcagttcctggctggaagcttgattccaagtgctgactgattgctctctttctccttgtcttgcaggtaaaaacaaggccaaaagaaaaaacagggaaaaagcatgatatgggatactcttgcttttaaccctgatgatatgagatattcttgctctagtatagcttgtttgcagaggtattatcggggggaaagaaagctgaatatttcgaaaggctttgttgggagtgccctctcagatatgatgaagggttgagcatttttgcaggtctgcctgtccgttggggatggaggtcgacatatataggagtctccctaacaacaagtagtaatgctattcctttaccctgcttggtcatagcacggtagtgggagctgccagtttcacatgttttaactctgtcagagcactttgaaaaagtgatctgtggtatctggctctcgagattcggagaacgatgcctcttcgatttttgagaaagcaatcatgttgggggtctgactctcgagattcggatagcagtgtctcttcgatttttgaggaagtaatcatgttgggagtctggctctcgagattcggagggcggtgcctcttcgattttggagcaagcaatcttgttgggagtgttgtctcgaatgtgagtaaaggttggacatgtttgctagtctaccttgccacgaagcacaaaggttgacacatagggactttccaattatccagcaatggtactgttcctttaccctctcttcgattttgagaaagtagtcatgttgggagtctggctctcgagattcggaggacggtgcctcttcgattttggagcaagcaatcttgttgggactgttttctcgaatgtgagtaaaggttgggcatgtttgctagtctaccttgccacgaagcacagaggttgacacacagggactttccaattatccagcagtggtactgttcctttacccttgtgggtaataatacggtagctagaccttcaaaatttatgtgtctaaactttgttagtgttgtttctttgctattcttttacctttcttggtcagagcgatgtagtgggagctgcaagcttcacgtgctcaactttggcagagaactttggcaaagtgatatgtggtacccatgagttattgttgcgtgtgggaagtgggtgattgaacagtaagattcatgtgctttctacttcaccagaagtcttcgacagaatgcccataatttctgcaaagctgagtgtgcgtgtgacaggtgctgacaaggctagaaaagtaggtgcctctttgatttctgagatcggccctcgtggtctctgagcagcccagcttttgagaaagcgagcgcctcttcgattgattcggagaacggtgcctcaccgatttttgagaaagcaatcatgctgggggtctggctctcgagattcggggagcagtgtctcttcgatttttgagaaagtaatcatgttgggagagtggctctcgagattcggagggcggtgcctcttcgattttggagcaagcaatcttgttgggagtgttttctcgaatgtgagtaaaggttgggcatgtttgctagtctaccttgccacgaagcacagaggttgacacacagggactttccaattatccagcaatggtactgttcctttaccctctcttcgatttttaagaaagtagtcatgttgggagtctgggtctttagattcggaggacggtgcctcttcgattttggagcaagcaatcttattaggagtgttttctcgaatgtgagttaaggttgggcatgtttgctagtctaccttgccacgaagcacagaggttgacatacatggactttccaattatccagcagtggtactgttcctttacccttgtgggtaataatatggtagctagaccttcaaaatttatgggtctaaactttgttagtgctgtttctttgctattcttttacccttcttggtcagagcgatgtagtgggaggtgcaagcttcacgtgctcaactttggcagagaactttggcaaagttatctgtggtacccatgagctattgttgcgtgtgggaagtgggtgattgaacagtaagattcatgtgttttctacttccccagaagtctttgacagaatgcccataatttccgcaaagctgagtgtgcgtgtgacaggtgctgacaaggctggaaaagtaggtgcctcttcgatttctgagatcggccctcgtggtctctagggagcccagcttttgagaaagcgagcgcctcttcgatttctgagatcggccttcgtggtctttgagcagcccaacttttgagaaagcaaacggctcttcgatttctgagatcaaccctcgtgatctctaagcagcccaacttttgagaaagcaaacgcctcttcgatttctgagcaggcgcctctttgatttctgaagctccgtcgagtgcagatttttataggggctggcattaagttccaaagcacacttgaatctccaccagtagaagcttcattcttgcacttctaagatcttgatttgtccgacctcttctctcttcaacacctttgaaaatgtctggcccctccgaccgtcgttttgacttgaaccttgttgaagaggcagccccgccttctccagacaacatatggcgcccatccttcgtctccccaactggtcctcttaccgttggggattccgtgatgaagaatgatatgaccgctgcggtggtggccaggaaccttctcactcccaaagataacagactactttccaaacggtttgatgaattagctgttaaggattcgctggctctcagtgttcagtgtgcaggttctgtgtctaatatggcacaacgcctatttgctcgaacccgccaagttgaatcattggcggctgaagtgatgagtctcaaacaggagattagagggctcaagcatgagaataaacagttgcaccggctcgcacatgactatgctacaaacatgaagaggaagcttgaccagatgaaggaaactgatggtcaggttttacttgatcatcagagatttgtgggtttgttccaaaggcatttattgccttcgtcttctggggctgtaccgcgtaatgaagctccaaatgatcaacctctgatgcctcctccttctagggttctgtccagtactgaggctccaaatgatccccctccggtgccttctctttctggggctctaccgactgctgagacttctcctaagcaacctttgtgaaggctccctcttgtgtgtttattttgactcatgtatatgtacatatttgtagcttatcggggatatcaataaataagctttccttcatttcaacgtattgtgttaaatacaccaaagccttcttcgctaagttctttgaattttcttttgttgaagcttgtatgttgaagctttctgagtggagcatgtaggttggggtagtgttcccttaatttcccgagtgaggaaaacttcttggttggagacttggaaaatccaagtcactgagtgggatcggctatatgaatcttagaacgccattgtgctcgatcctgtgtcatgtccttcgttagatccaagtactctaagtcttttcttagagtctcttccaaagttttcctaggtcttcctctaccccttcggccctgaacctctgtcccatagtcgcatcttctaatcggagcgtcagtaggccttctttgcacatgtccaaaccaccgtaaccgattttctctcatctttccttcaatttcggctactcctgctttaccccggatatcctcattcctaatcttatcctttctcgtgtgcccacacatccaacgaagcatcctcatctccgctacacccattttgtgtacgtgttgatgtttcaccgcccaacattctgtgccatacagcattgccggccttattgccgtcctataaaattttcccttgagcttcagtggcatacggcggtcacacaacacgccggatgcactcttccacttcatccatccagcttgtattctatggttgagatctccatctaattctccgttcttttgcaagatagatcctaggtaacgaaaacggtcgctctttggtatttcttgatctccgatcctcacccctaactcgttttggcctccatttgcactgaacttgcactccatatattctgtctttgatcggcttaggcgaagacctttagattccaatacttctctccaaaggttaagctttgcatttaccccttcctgagtttcatctatcaacactatatcgtctgcgaaaagcatacaccaaggaatatcatcttgaatatgtcctgttaactcatccattaccaacgcaaaaaggtaaggacttaaggatgagccttgatgtaatcctacagttatgggaaaactttcggtttgtccttcatgagttcttacggcagtctttgctccttcatacatatcctttatagcttggatatatgctactcgtactcctttcttctctaaaatcctccaaagaatgtctcttgggaccctatcatacgctttttccaaatctataaagaccatgtgtaaatcctttttcccatctctatatctttccatcaatcttcgtaagagatagattgcctccatggttgagcgccctggcatgaacccgaattggttgtccgaaacccgtgtctcttgcctcaatctatgctcaatgactctctcccagagcttcattgtatgactcattagcttaatacccctatagttcatgcaattttgtacgtcgcccttattcttgtagataggcaccaaagtgctcgttcgccactcatttggcatcttcttcgttttcaaaatcctattgaaaaggtcagtgagccatgttatacctgtctctcccaaaactttccacacttcgattggtatatcgtctgggcctattgcttttctatgcttcatcttattcaaagctacaaccacttcttccttccggattcgacgataaaaggagtagtttctacactcttctgagttactcaactcccctaaagaagcactcctttcatgtccttcattgaaaagattatgaaaataacctctccatctgtctttaaccgcgttctctgtagcaagaacctttccatcctcatccttgatgcacctcacttggtttaggtcccttgtcttcttttcccttgctctagctagtttatagatatccaactctccttctttggtatctagtcgtttatacatatcgtcgtaagccgctaacttagcttctctgacagctttcttcgcctcttgcttcgcttttctatacctttcaccattttcatcggtcctctccttgtataaggctttacaacattccttcttagccttcacctttgtttgtacctcctcattccaccaccaagattccttttggtgtggggcaaagcccttggactctcctaatacctcttttgctacttttcggatacaactagccatggaatcccacatttggctagcttccccctctctatcccacacacattgggtgattaccttctctttgaaaatggtttgtttttcttcttttagattccaccatctagttcttgggcac
Encoded proteins:
- the LOC126587639 gene encoding probable LRR receptor-like serine/threonine-protein kinase RFK1 isoform X4, producing the protein MGAKYWSFEAAAGACRIDMVGVTEKQPKGSQKNVDCVCNFENNTVCHVVKLMIKGYSLPGMLPPQLVRLPYLQEIDFSYNYLNGTIPREWASMKLTYISVLANRLSGKVPKELGNITTLTFLNLEANQFSGILPAELGHLVNLQTLSISSNQLTGSLPQTFSGLRNIRCFRMNDNNFNGPLPDWVQNWKQLKRLEMHSSGLEGPIPSNISLLNNLTELRISDTNAPSQEFPTLRYMTGLVTLILRNCNISGEIPAYIWSMKNLEMLDLSFNKLVGKLPSTIGVEHLKFVFLTGNLLSGNVPKSMLREGSNVDLSYNNFTLQGPKQLECQEHLNLNLNLYRSSSKEDNLRGVVPCLKNFKCPRSVSKCMHINCGGSDVIVKDKNHRNVTFEGDGGAEGGSAKYFRNEKSMWGFSSTGDFMDDSEPQNTRYSISLVSSNLSELYTTARLSPLSLTYFHYCLENGIYTITLHFAEIMFTNEERYSSLGRRIFDVYVQERLVWKDFNIEYEAGMAHKRLVKKVSNVNVTSNVLEIRFYWAGKGTMVIPEKGNYGPLISAISVVSDIKPCKNGGTVRTNYIIARVGVGTVGGLCLTIFMLAILRWKGCLGGKRRRQQDIVGRDMQTRTFTLEQIKADSNNFDSANKIGEGGFGPVYKGQLPDGSLIAIKQLSSNSRQGNREFVNEMGLISCLQHPNIVKLHGYCIEEDHLLLVYEYMENNSLAHALFNQENHQIKLDWPTRFKICIGIARGLAFLHEESRIKIVHRDIKATNVLLDADLNPKISDFGLAKLYEEEKTHISTKVAGTIGYMAPEYALWGHLTNKADVYSFGVVALEIASGKKNNHVPNNICFSLLDWAYELQQTGNLKELIDESLGNEVNDKEAEVMVNVILLCTNVSPSLRPTMSEVVSMLEGQTQVPDIIPDASTYAEDLRFKSMRDVHHQSQTHSSSGRQSQNSATVSTFCSSSSSHQAMT
- the LOC126587639 gene encoding probable LRR receptor-like serine/threonine-protein kinase RFK1 isoform X3, with protein sequence MLMMQQQQLAGKLFVCFLVALSCFPLPGLAQPPELPQEEVDALLQIATTMGAKYWSFEAAAGACRIDMVGVTEKQPKGSQKNVDCVCNFENNTVCHVVKLMIKGYSLPGMLPPQLVRLPYLQEIDFSYNYLNGTIPREWASMKLTYISVLANRLSGKVPKELGNITTLTFLNLEANQFSGILPAELGHLVNLQTLSISSNQLTGSLPQTFSGLRNIRCFRMNDNNFNGPLPDWVQNWKQLKRLEMHSSGLEGPIPSNISLLNNLTELRISDTNAPSQEFPTLRYMTGLVTLILRNCNISGEIPAYIWSMKNLEMLDLSFNKLVGKLPSTIGVEHLKFVFLTGNLLSGNVPKSMLREGSNVDLSYNNFTLQGPKQLECQEHLNLNLNLYRSSSKEDNLRGVVPCLKNFKCPRFSKCMHINCGGSDVIVKDKNHRNVTFEGDGGAEGGSAKYFRNEKSMWGFSSTGDFMDDSEPQNTRYSISLVSSNLSELYTTARLSPLSLTYFHYCLENGIYTITLHFAEIMFTNEERYSSLGRRIFDVYVQERLVWKDFNIEYEAGMAHKRLVKKVSNVNVTSNVLEIRFYWAGKGTMVIPEKGNYGPLISAISVVSDIKPCKNGGTVRTNYIIARVGVGTVGGLCLTIFMLAILRWKGCLGGKRRRQQDIVGRDMQTRTFTLEQIKADSNNFDSANKIGEGGFGPVYKGQLPDGSLIAIKQLSSNSRQGNREFVNEMGLISCLQHPNIVKLHGYCIEEDHLLLVYEYMENNSLAHALFNQENHQIKLDWPTRFKICIGIARGLAFLHEESRIKIVHRDIKATNVLLDADLNPKISDFGLAKLYEEEKTHISTKVAGTIGYMAPEYALWGHLTNKADVYSFGVVALEIASGKKNNHVPNNICFSLLDWAYELQQTGNLKELIDESLGNEVNDKEAEVMVNVILLCTNVSPSLRPTMSEVVSMLEGQTQVPDIIPDASTYAEDLRFKSMRDVHHQSQTHSSSGRQSQNSATVSTFCSSSSSHQAMT
- the LOC126587639 gene encoding probable LRR receptor-like serine/threonine-protein kinase RFK1 isoform X1; its protein translation is MLMMQQQQLAGKLFVCFLVALSCFPLPGLAQPPELPQEEVDALLQIATTMGAKYWSFEAAAGACRIDMVGVTEKQPKGSQKNVDCVCNFENNTVCHVVKLMIKGYSLPGMLPPQLVRLPYLQEIDFSYNYLNGTIPREWASMKLTYISVLANRLSGKVPKELGNITTLTFLNLEANQFSGILPAELGHLVNLQTLSISSNQLTGSLPQTFSGLRNIRCFRMNDNNFNGPLPDWVQNWKQLKRLEMHSSGLEGPIPSNISLLNNLTELRISDTNAPSQEFPTLRYMTGLVTLILRNCNISGEIPAYIWSMKNLEMLDLSFNKLVGKLPSTIGVEHLKFVFLTGNLLSGNVPKSMLREGSNVDLSYNNFTLQGPKQLECQEHLNLNLNLYRSSSKEDNLRGVVPCLKNFKCPRSVSKCMHINCGGSDVIVKDKNHRNVTFEGDGGAEGGSAKYFRNEKSMWGFSSTGDFMDDSEPQNTRYSISLVSSNLSELYTTARLSPLSLTYFHYCLENGIYTITLHFAEIMFTNEERYSSLGRRIFDVYVQERLVWKDFNIEYEAGMAHKRLVKKVSNVNVTSNVLEIRFYWAGKGTMVIPEKGNYGPLISAISVVSDIKPCKNGGTVRTNYIIARVGVGTVGGLCLTIFMLAILRWKGCLGGKRRRQQDIVGRDMQTRTFTLEQIKADSNNFDSANKIGEGGFGPVYKGQLPDGSLIAIKQLSSNSRQGNREFVNEMGLISCLQHPNIVKLHGYCIEEDHLLLVYEYMENNSLAHALFNQENHQIKLDWPTRFKICIGIARGLAFLHEESRIKIVHRDIKATNVLLDADLNPKISDFGLAKLYEEEKTHISTKVAGTIGYMAPEYALWGHLTNKADVYSFGVVALEIASGKKNNHVPNNICFSLLDWAYELQQTGNLKELIDESLGNEVNDKEAEVMVNVILLCTNVSPSLRPTMSEVVSMLEGQTQVPDIIPDASTYAEDLRFKSMRDVHHQSQTHSSSGRQSQNSATVSTFCSSSSSHQAMT
- the LOC126587639 gene encoding probable LRR receptor-like serine/threonine-protein kinase RFK1 isoform X2, with translation MLISLRNKTYITHRNVGSALPFHFTLICFLLLFEYGYLSVDALLQIATTMGAKYWSFEAAAGACRIDMVGVTEKQPKGSQKNVDCVCNFENNTVCHVVKLMIKGYSLPGMLPPQLVRLPYLQEIDFSYNYLNGTIPREWASMKLTYISVLANRLSGKVPKELGNITTLTFLNLEANQFSGILPAELGHLVNLQTLSISSNQLTGSLPQTFSGLRNIRCFRMNDNNFNGPLPDWVQNWKQLKRLEMHSSGLEGPIPSNISLLNNLTELRISDTNAPSQEFPTLRYMTGLVTLILRNCNISGEIPAYIWSMKNLEMLDLSFNKLVGKLPSTIGVEHLKFVFLTGNLLSGNVPKSMLREGSNVDLSYNNFTLQGPKQLECQEHLNLNLNLYRSSSKEDNLRGVVPCLKNFKCPRSVSKCMHINCGGSDVIVKDKNHRNVTFEGDGGAEGGSAKYFRNEKSMWGFSSTGDFMDDSEPQNTRYSISLVSSNLSELYTTARLSPLSLTYFHYCLENGIYTITLHFAEIMFTNEERYSSLGRRIFDVYVQERLVWKDFNIEYEAGMAHKRLVKKVSNVNVTSNVLEIRFYWAGKGTMVIPEKGNYGPLISAISVVSDIKPCKNGGTVRTNYIIARVGVGTVGGLCLTIFMLAILRWKGCLGGKRRRQQDIVGRDMQTRTFTLEQIKADSNNFDSANKIGEGGFGPVYKGQLPDGSLIAIKQLSSNSRQGNREFVNEMGLISCLQHPNIVKLHGYCIEEDHLLLVYEYMENNSLAHALFNQENHQIKLDWPTRFKICIGIARGLAFLHEESRIKIVHRDIKATNVLLDADLNPKISDFGLAKLYEEEKTHISTKVAGTIGYMAPEYALWGHLTNKADVYSFGVVALEIASGKKNNHVPNNICFSLLDWAYELQQTGNLKELIDESLGNEVNDKEAEVMVNVILLCTNVSPSLRPTMSEVVSMLEGQTQVPDIIPDASTYAEDLRFKSMRDVHHQSQTHSSSGRQSQNSATVSTFCSSSSSHQAMT